The window GTGCGGCTGAATTCACTGATTTGACCTTTTTTTTTAAACTTCAGCATGATTTGACCCCGGTTCGAGAAAAAATCGTCATCTGATCATTTTCCTACCGCCATCGTCTTAACAGTAGGGTAACACAGTCTACCGTCAAGGGTTGTGGCGATAGTACTTGACTATGCCGTCACATTCGTTTGATGTTGAAAATACCCTACCGCCATAGTCTTTGGCGGTAGGGTTTAGAAGGTATAACTTGTGTGTGTTGTCTAGTGCTATTGAACCTCTCTACTAGCAAGTTGACTAGCGCGTGCAAGTTTGCTTCGGTTGGTCCTGGGTTCAAGGCTTCCTAAGGCCAttgttttgtttatttttattttgccgaataaaaaataaaaaaaattccaatTAATTTTAGGATATGGATTATTGTTAAAATATTTTTATACTTATCTATAAGCGTTTTATCAAAGTTATAAACAAATATGCATATGTGGGTTCTCCAACAGGTGGANNNNNNNNNNNNNNNNNNNNNNNNNNNNNNNNNNNNNNNNNNNNNNNNNNNNNNNNNNNNNNNNNNNNNNNNNNNNNNNNNNNNNNNNNNNNNNNNNNNNNNNNNNNNNNNNNNNNNNNNNNNNNNNNNNNNNNNNNNNNNNNNNNNNNNNNNNNNNNNNNNNNNNNNNNNNNNNNNNNNNNNNNNNNNNNNNNNNNNNNNNNNNNNNNNNNNNNNNNNNNNNNNNNNNNNNNNNNNNNNNNNNNNNNNNNNNNNNNNNNNNNNNNNNNNNNNNNNNNNNNNNNNNNNNNNNNNNNNNNNNNNNNNNNNNNNNNNNNNNNNNNNNNNNNNNNNNNNNNNNNNNNNNNNNNNNNNNNNNNNNNNNNNNNNNNNNNNNNNNNNNNNNNNNNNNNNNNNNNNNNNNNNNNNNNNNNNNNNNNNNNNNNNNNNNNNNNNNNNNTGGAGCCGGCGACAGGGTCCCACACAACGACCTAGAGCAAGATCGGGAGGAAGAAGAGCGCAAGGCCGTGGCGCCATCCGAGGGTTATGTAGCGGTCGTCAAGCTTGAGGGAGAAGTGGCCGCATGGGAGGCGGTCGGGGGCGTCCAAGGCTGGCTAGAAGGTGATTCCCTGGTTTGTGTTGACGAAATCGAGGAGCGGAGGGCTGCGGTGGAGGTGGATATAGAAGCTACTCCGGTGGCAATTTCTGAGCACTCTGGTTGACTGGGCCTAGCTGCCCCACAAAGCCCACGAAGAAATTTACACATCGGAGAAAAGGGCGAGAGAAACCTaggtacgccgccgccgccgctatcgTCCATGCTATCCCTCCCGTCACGCGCCCTCACGCCACCTTGTCGCCGGCCTACGCCCCTCCTATCCTCTCCCCCAAAGCCGCCGACCTCGTCTCCCACCCTCTCCTCCTCACCTCATCAGAAGAGAAGAGGGATGTCGACAAGAAAGCTAACCGTGGAAGCAGATCATCAACCGAGTTAACGGTTTTGGAGATAAAAGGTATACTTCAAATTTGAAAGTCTCTAGAAAAGAAACCACACCGTTTAGTAACCTACTTTTCCTCACCTAACGGCTAGACCAAACCCTTTCCTTGAGGCTTCACCGACGAGCCTATGGATTTGCCTCCCTTCTACTTGCCGCTCCAGCGGCGTCTGGCAGAGAGGGTATTACATTTGAGATGCTTtctattttttatgaacttttttactCCTTTTGATCCATATTAATTGATGTTGCTTTACTCAACTTTTTTGAAAGAAAGACCGCAAAGGAAACCTTTACTGCATAATTGGCGCGACAAACCCAAATCACAACTACCATGTTTGAACCTGGGCGGGTAAGAAGGCATCAACCCCAATAAGAATTACATATATAAGGATGTATATAGGCATatttagagcgtagattcactaTTTTGCTCCGTACGCGGTCCACATtgatctttaaaaagacttatagaGTACTCCTATTTAGCAACGGAGGGAATAATTTGCTTTTGTTACCATGAAACCATCGTGGTGTTGTCAGGATGCTGTGACGAAAACCAGCTCCACACTTGATTTGTTACACAACACAAGAGTAGCATAATACGATACGTAGATCCATAATGAAATGGAAAGACCGCCGGTGGGAACCCAACTCTGTTTTTTAAGCTGCAGATGTTACAGCCGCTGCGGTCGTCCGTGcgagcctgaggaggctgctcgtcCCATCGGTTCcggtggcgatggcggcggcggcgttgtcAGTGAAGCAGTGCGAGGGTGCCTGCCAGTGGGAGTCCTCTAGCACCCCGCCCACCTCGAAGCTCATCACATGCTGCTGCATCCCTGTGAAAGGAAAGGAGTAGCATAGCATCAAGGAACTGAAACTGAATTGCTCAACAGGAAGGTGAAGAAGTATGTCCAGAACATCGAAATTTGACGGTCGATTCCCCATGGAGAACCAACCAGATTCTTGGGTTCCTGATCCAAGTGAAACCAAGTAAACGAAGCGTGCACTGTACTGCCACATCAAGAAACCAGGGAGTTATTAGGTAGATTTGGAGTTCAGACTGAATCCCTTCAGATATGAACTGAATTTCGTGGAGCAAAACGTATCATCGTCGCATTCTCTCGCCATGGAACAGAAAGAATTCACCGTTATGTGACGGTTGCACAAGATTCAGTAGATCAGTATAACAGAATTTACAGGCAATAACAGTTGCGAAATCGCAATGCCGCATCAAGGACGGATGGATGGATCTGTGGGGGCGTACCATTGAAGAAGTTCCAGCGGACGGGGCGGTGGGTGAGGACGTCCTCGTAGTACCACACGAAATCGACCTTGGTCCAGAGGTGGCAGTCGAAGCCGTCGGTGGTCTCGCGGCCGAGGTAGACGGCGCCGTGGAGCCAGTCCGGGGGCAGGACGCCGACGGGGAACCGTATGGTGCGGCAGGAGGCGGAGTCAAAGATGTAGGAGGTGCCGTTGGTCCACTCCACGTCGTAGGTCGGGTCGCCGGAGAGCTGGTTGCGGATGAGGTTCAGGTTGCGGCCGCGGGGCCAGTCGTAGTAGAGGTCGATGAGCTGCAGGCGGCCGCCGCTCTCGGTCAGGTTGGTGAACATCACCGCGTGGAACTGCTCCGGCCACGGCGTCGGGACTGGGGGAGCACCTGCACCGCCGCCTGCTGCCGCGGGGTTGGACCGGGCCGTCGGCGTGGGAGGGACGGCCTCGGCGGCCACGGCgaggagcggcagcaggaggaggaggaggaggagcggcggcgCCATTGGCGTTGCTTGCGGCTTATCCGGGATTATCCAGACGAAGTTGCAATACGGTAATGTGTGACGGAAGTGAGGAAAGGTAGCTCCATAGAGTGGGGCCCCTTGTCAGCAACACAATTCCACTGAAATATATACATCTTGTGTCTTCACAAAAAGGTGTAATGAAATATCATGGCGCTCTCACGGGTGGCATGGAAAAACCTAGCTGCCACACCTAGCAGCCCCTCCTCTCATTCAGATTCCCTAGACGGGGTTGGAGGATGTTGGGCTAAGCTCATGTCGTGGACGATAGGGCCAAGGATATCTCTCACTGTGCGCGGTGCCTTTTCCCCGGTGGTTCTTCCTGTTGTAGTGGCGGTACCCGACGCCGGAATTCTTCCTGATAGTTGTGGTTTTCAGATGCGCTGAGGCGCGTGGGTTGTTGTGTCCTGTCACGGCATCCCTGCTACTCACGGTAACGTCTGATCCAGGCGTCTCTAGCTCCTTGCTGCTCTCGGTGGTGTCTGGTCCTGATTTCAACTAGTGGTGCACCCCTTCTCAGGTTTCTTGGCATGGCGGCGCTTCGGTCATCGACAACCCTTCCAGTTTCGGCCAAATTGGCGACCTCGCCAAGACGCTGCTCCGCTCTCGATTTGGAATACCATATTTGTCAGGCACAAGGCCCGCGGCTTGACGGGCCTAGGCGGCGTCTTCTGGTGACACACCCTTGCTCTAGTTGCTTGGCGTCGCAGTGGTGTAGCCATGACGGCCCTCCTAGTGGCGGCCTGACTAGCGGTCACACTAGCGGTCATGCTAGCTGCGCATTGCCCTTGATCCGGAGTTCCAGAACTAGCGGGCATAGGGTCCTCGGCACACGGTCCTGGTGTGGCCCTATCTACAACAAGGAGGGTAGCATTTGTGGTGGTTCAAGCGGACTAACTGGTCTACGAGCTTGGGAGGCGAGATGGACAGCGAAAGCAAAGCTTGGACGCGATCCGGTTGTCGACAGTGGCGCCCTCAAGCGTCATTaccttaatgaaggcattgtcgatGTGGTTATCTTCTCCCACCCCTATTGCTTCAAAGGAAACCCCAGGTCCAGAAACCTTCAGACTGTACGATCATGTCACTTGCGTTGTAGTACCCTGTTGGGAAAATCATTCTTGGAGTTGTTCCAGCTGGGGACTAGTGGTATGCATCACTGATGTCAATTCCCTATCTTTTTGGTACCCAGATGTGGGTGGGTAGGTGAGGCGTGGAGGCGACACGTTtgtaaggatcgagatggacctagaggaggggtgaataggtacaattgtgATTTTTACTTAGTTATTAGCATGTTTAGCGAATGCAAAGTATTAAAGTGAGCCTAAACAATTGTTAAAGGGTGATAACAAGCACAAtataatgagttcaacaatatatgaTGGGTGCAAGGTCAAGCGGTCACAGTAAACCACAAGTAAATGAGCTAGGGTTAGAGATAATCGAAGACACGAAGATGGGGATGTATCTCGATGTTCACTTACCGGTGAGGATCCAGTCACCCCTCCGCCTCCAGTCTATCTAGATTTGCATCCTTCGCACTGATGGATTGCCTCAGCACGCGGGTCACCTGCAACTTCTCTTGGTGTATCTCCCCGATTGAACTCGTCGACAGTCATGCGACTTGCTCCTCGAAGTTGGCATCTAGGCCATCAAGCAATGCCTAGACTGCTTTGATTCCATCTACCTTTGCTTGAAGCAGTCACAATGCCTCAAACAACCTCATGGACTCCATGAGATACCTCATTGGCGCGCTTGGCTTAAACGTCGTCGTCACCATTTCCTCTGAACCCAACCGAATGCCGACCTTAGATTTACAGTCAACTATGCAAGGCAAATGACAACTAGCCAGTTGATGTTACCGTTAGATCTCATGATTACGAAACACGAAATGGACGAACGAAGCTCTGAATACCATGGTAATATTCTTGTCTTTGGCGAACCTAGGTATTTTGGATTTCTAAGGATAGGATTATAACTTGGGGAAGAAGGGGAAGGACAGAGAGAAGGTTGGGGACGATATGTTTCAGTTTAAACTTGATGCTACATCACATACAGGAAGATCTTAAGCTTATATACCGCTCGTACATGGGCGACTCACTCCGCTTCATCCCACTTACAAACCGTTTGACCTGCTTGTAGCCACTCCATGACTTGTTCACTTTCATCACTTGCCAATGCATTTattgatgttttggtgattgatgacaatgcgtttgcggactaatcgtgtgcgttgagcttTTCAGAGATTTATCCTTTGGCATGAGACGATCCCCCCcctcgcactactagggaaaagcctatacacagaatcttagcagcagcgcggctcaaaaaggagcgttgttgctaattagtagtagcgcgtgtgcgggaaactcgctgctgataagtttttagcagtagcgcgctctgtgtaaaccgcgctgctacaaatatcgaccggcggtgttcacctaactccatttagcagtagcgcggtggcccgaatcgcgctactgctatggatgtagtagtagcgcgcttttactgagatcgctgctgctaaatttcaaattggcacacttttttgtcactgttagcagtagcgccgtggcccaaagcgcgctgctgctaattccttatcagtagcgcgtttctgctcccgcgctactgctaacccgcaccaacccaccaccttttccccacccgtccctcccctccccctcctctcttcccttccccctacctcccccacatgctcccactctcactcttctccttcctcaatacttctcccccattactctttctcttctatccacctttctctctcttcattactcctacctaactacaccacctccattaatgcatctccttNNNNNNNNNNNNNNNNNNNNNNNNNNNNccctacctcccccacatgctcccactctcactcttcttcttcctcaatacttctcccccattactctttctcttctatccacctttctctctcttcattactcctacctaactacaccacctccattaatgcatctcctttctctttttcctttcccctccactagttgaagttgtctcctcccaaattaggtagctaggtagatgtaggatttagttaagtgacctatttgccccctaactagatctatctttgtcaagaagagctttgtgcacttttgatctccctacaacatcatctccaNNNNNNNNNNttactcctacctaactacaccacctccattaatgcatctcctttctctttttcctttcccctccactagttgaagttgtctcctcccaaattaggtagctaggtagatgtaggatttagttaagtgacctatttgccctctaactagatctatctttgtcaagaagagctttgtgcacttttgatctccccacaacatcatctccaccgtgtgctcgatctcgatcgagatagaggtgatgaaaatttcatgcttttgcaaaatggaaatatgtttatgtgtgtgtgatatgtttgtggaaattgtgtgtgtggcatgagttgacgccaaattgtgcttttgagttgcctatgttttgctgaaatgtcgatttatttctgtttcggcgaattccgggcaaactctagatccatatatgtcctatttttagggaaggtcatgccaaatttttgtatgactttgatgcatgcatgcatttttataatcaatttgtttattattaccgtgcagagttgacgatggtcactggaacgatggtggacaggtggttgcggtcggcggtgcaggacatgaaagaaaataaccggacagaggttttatgtccgtgtcgaaaatgcaaaggaatagtttggctcgacccccatgacgatggtcgtgtcaaagcgcacctgctcatgactggtttcatggatggctatactcggtggataattgaagatgaggatgacgatgttgaggatgccgacggggcaggcaatgatgacacggggcaagacaaagagatgatcgataatggcggcggggaagaggccggacatggcggcggagaaggggccagacatggcagaggagaaggggccggacatggcagcggagagaacgacatggactccacgcagcagagttcgttggtactaagttcaatcgtgcgggaccctcatgttcaagaattgcttcgcaaggagacgagtattgAGAGAGCTGCTtccagagaggaggctaagctggagcaactggtggtagactcgaacactccattgtatgatggttgcaatcctgaggtgacccgcttgagtttcacgctccaactcctgaagacgaaggctaaaaacaaatggaccgacactagcctcgatgagcatctcaagtacctaaaggatgttcttcccacgggtaatctatgtcctactagtgttgatgaggccaagaagatcgtgtgccctcttgatctgccacacgttagataccatgcatgcatcaacgattgcataatttatcggaaggagcacgcgaaaAAAACAAGCTGTCtgatgtgcaatgcttctcgatacaagaaggccgggaagaaatgtccccagaaagttgtatggtacttaccgatcactccccgtctccagaggtattttgtagatcccaaggaagcaaagctaatgcgctggcacacggagaggaagaagcccgacgatagagatgatccgaagctgagacacgtgaaggatggaagccagtggagagcgttgaacaacttctatcggtattttgaatgtgatgcaaggaacatcgtgctcggtgcgtgtaccgatggcatgaatccgtttggcaaccagaacaccaaccatagcacatggcccgtgtttgtatggatgtacaacctcccccctggttgtgcatgaaatcgaagtacattcacatgagcatgcttattcaagggccgaaacaaccaggaaataatattaatttgtatctggggctacttcaagaggagttagacacgttatggaaaacaccggccaagacatgggacgccagcaaaggtgagtatttcaacatgagagccgcgctgatcacgacagtgcaggactatctcggttacggatatgtggcaggccaggtgtgccatggatattgcggatgcacgcggtgcatggatgatacgacgtctcagcagttaacgtcaaggaaagatggcgggtctgggaaaatcgtgtacatggggcatcgaagatggcttgaacaggacgacccgtggagaaaccgtggagatctattcgatggtcacgctgagcatcgaggacctccacgtaagcggagcggtgccgaaatcgatgagctgttgaaaaactggaaggagtgccccgcgccgagaaagacgatgagaaaggcaccGAAGCCgccgctgaaggtatggaagacgaggtctgtgttctgggacttggagtactggcacaaactcgatacacctcattgccttgatcaaatgcatatctgtaagaatgtccttgagagcttgctcgcaacactgatgaacatgccggataagaccaaggatgggccgaaggcaagaaaagacttgcaagatttgaaaatcagggaagatctgcacatgccgccccgtaaaatgtcagacgagacagagacggagacagaggcacgggagaagaagggcaagaaaataaagaaagaggattattgccccccttcttgcttcaccttaagtcaggctgagatcaatgccttctttaagtgccttaccagagtcaaagttagtcccggttactgtggcaagataagtagatatctagacacggacaagaaaaagttcagcgggatgaagtctcatgactgtcatgtgatgatgacgcagatactacctattgcccttagagggataatggacaagcacgtctgtgacacgcttattggtctctgcaactttttcgacgtcatctctcgaaagtcgatcaatgTGAagtagctccaaaggctacaggaagagatcgttgtgatactgaatgagcttgagatgtacttcccgcccgcattctttgacgtgatggtgcatctgtgtgtccatattgtggatgacataatagaaccGGGGccttcattcctgcacaacatgatgccgtttgagaggatgaatgggatcatcaaaggattcgttcataacatgtcgcgtccggatggaagcatcgtccagggctatttggcacaagagtgcaattctttctatgagaattttctataaggcgcagaccagccgcctggtgttagtgttggttttccccttaacaagcacgatgggaggctcgaaggggatggtcactgcaacggtcgcagggaactgcacgtggcatactcagatcaacgcaacgactttgacagagcaaacttggtagtgctacaacacctaaacgaggtagatcctttcgtggcactgcagaaagaaattatcgcaaagaagtatcgtgaccggggggtatgcaggacggacgccgaagttactagagagcacaactccactttcttgcattggttcaaagagcatattattgctaatcccccggaggagggctctaaggacggattgctcatatacgtcgtagcacatggcccctcgcccaaccttgtaacctatcaggcatatgatatcaacggatacacgttctacacggaggccaaagatatggacagtgatgatcagaactcaggggtgacgatggaatgcatgaccggcagcgacaatggtgcaactgaacgattttatggaagggtcgaggagatctgggagcttgactactctggactacacaacacgacgatgttccgtgtcagatgggctaagaatgtcgaaagagaaagccggattttcactaccatgactatacccgacgccaagagcgctaccgtgaacgctatcgcaaaaaacgagccatgggtacatgctaagcacgtgacacaatgcttcttcataactgacccgtgcaatcccagccgtgttgtcgtgaggagaggcaaaaggaatatcattggaatggatggagtcgccaacgaggaagactatgatcagtacggcaacccaatgagggaagatgacgatgatgatgaagtatacgtcaaaagaagaatcaatactacattacctaagaaaaatcgtactccatggaaaaggcaaagtcacaatgaggggctcaattattcttcgacgaacaagaagggaaagaagttgactcaaaaacgaaaacgttagcactgaggaaacttatgttatcggtcaaatgatgtaatatatatatatgttcctattttgtatacacacttagccattattatgcatgggtccaatgatgtgtaatatatatgttcctattttgcatacatatttaatcgtcaaatgatgcaatatatatcaccctcccttcgttcactgccctcgggaaataaaagtgggataaaataaaggaaaagaaaaaggaaaactggcagtaccgaaggtagcagcagcgtgttttgcctaaaccgctacagctactgaagttagtagtagcgaatttcgtataaagcgctacagctactgaaggtagtagcagcgtgttttgtccaaatgcgctactgctacgtccacttaacccaaaattctcacccgccctgcttcatcccgccttttccccccaaatccccactctctcttcccccgtcgcaccgccgcgcccgacccggccccgaCGCTCGCCCCCGACTCTGGTGCCGGAGCTAGCCCCCNNNNNNNNNNNNNNNNNNNNNNNNNNNNNNNNNNNNNNNNNNNNNNNNNNNNNNNNNNNNNNNNNNNNNNNNNNNNNNNNNNNNNNNNNNNNNNNNNNNNNNNNNNNNNNNNNNNNNNNNNNNNNNNNNNNNNNNNNNNNNNNNNNNNNNNNNNNNNNNNNNNNNNNNNNNNNNNNNNNNNNNNNNNNNNNNNNNNNNNNNNNNNNNNNNNNNNNNNNNNNNNNNNNNNNNNNNNNNNNNNNNNNNNNNNNNNNNNNNNNNNNNNNNNNNNNNNNNNNNNNNNNNNNNNNNNNNNNNNNNNNNNNNNNNNNNNNNNNNNNNNNNNNNNNNNNNNNNNNNNNNNNNNNNNNNNNNNNNNNNNNNNNNNNNNNNNNNNNNNNNNNNNNNNNNNNNNNNNNNNNNNNNNNNNNNNNNNNNNNNNNNNNNNNNNNNNNN is drawn from Triticum dicoccoides isolate Atlit2015 ecotype Zavitan chromosome 6B, WEW_v2.0, whole genome shotgun sequence and contains these coding sequences:
- the LOC119323985 gene encoding uncharacterized protein At4g14100-like codes for the protein MAPPLLLLLLLLPLLAVAAEAVPPTPTARSNPAAAGGGAGAPPVPTPWPEQFHAVMFTNLTESGGRLQLIDLYYDWPRGRNLNLIRNQLSGDPTYDVEWTNGTSYIFDSASCRTIRFPVGVLPPDWLHGAVYLGRETTDGFDCHLWTKVDFVWYYEDVLTHRPVRWNFFNGMQQHVMSFEVGGVLEDSHWQAPSHCFTDNAAAAIATGTDGTSSLLRLARTTAAAVTSAA